The following are from one region of the Stigmatella ashevillena genome:
- a CDS encoding MGMT family protein produces the protein MSLSDERGYYERIYKVVEQVPAGKVTTYGDVAAIVAEGCDARIVGHAMGALGARSVEVPWQRVIGRTGRITTSGLHQRDRLEAEGIGFDERGYVLMERFRWAGPSPEWAQAHGFKQLSEAEAAEEAPDSQLRLF, from the coding sequence ATGTCTCTCAGTGATGAGCGCGGTTACTACGAGCGCATCTACAAGGTCGTCGAACAGGTTCCCGCCGGGAAGGTGACCACTTACGGGGATGTCGCCGCCATCGTGGCAGAGGGCTGCGACGCTCGAATCGTGGGCCATGCGATGGGGGCCCTGGGGGCCCGTTCCGTCGAGGTGCCCTGGCAGCGGGTCATTGGCCGGACCGGCCGCATCACCACTTCAGGGCTGCACCAACGCGACCGCCTCGAAGCCGAAGGGATCGGCTTCGATGAGCGGGGCTATGTGCTCATGGAGCGGTTCCGCTGGGCGGGGCCGAGTCCGGAGTGGGCTCAGGCCCACGGCTTCAAGCAGCTCTCCGAGGCAGAGGCGGCCGAGGAGGCTCCCGACTCACAGCTTCGCCTCTTCTAA
- a CDS encoding metal-dependent hydrolase: MGQLPSTVFIQPMSRFEHRRLDPGNVRPRRTAFSFPQSIPKHWLKGSPVQTHFFNAINLFVVSFEDFMGRVMRGRLVHLKDPEFLRQVRGFMGQEATHSFVHTKYLSNLKAQGYQIDRYLEVAERVFRDLFEKKFGPTLCVAIIAGFEHMTALLAEIVLSSGMLKEAEPAMAELWEWHAAEEIEHKSLAFDLLQVTNKSYLLRLVGALLGALVVAGFIHVGMAMLLRQDRQLWRFRTLRDVRELLLGKHRMAPRALGLFIQYFRPRFHPAQHDNYSLAEPVLQAQEPEQEGFRTRTSLETVSLSAK; encoded by the coding sequence TTGGGGCAACTGCCGTCCACGGTCTTCATTCAACCCATGTCCCGGTTCGAGCACAGGCGGCTCGATCCAGGAAACGTGCGGCCTCGGCGCACGGCATTTTCCTTCCCCCAGTCGATTCCGAAGCACTGGCTGAAGGGCAGCCCGGTGCAGACCCACTTCTTCAACGCCATCAACCTCTTCGTGGTGTCCTTCGAGGACTTCATGGGCAGGGTGATGCGGGGCCGCCTGGTCCACTTGAAGGATCCCGAGTTCCTGCGGCAGGTGCGTGGCTTCATGGGGCAGGAGGCCACCCATTCCTTCGTGCACACGAAGTACCTGTCCAACCTCAAGGCACAGGGGTACCAGATCGACCGGTACCTGGAGGTGGCCGAGCGCGTCTTCAGGGATCTGTTCGAGAAGAAGTTCGGGCCCACGCTCTGTGTCGCCATCATCGCGGGGTTCGAGCACATGACCGCCTTGCTGGCCGAGATCGTCCTCTCCTCGGGCATGTTGAAGGAGGCGGAGCCCGCCATGGCCGAACTCTGGGAATGGCATGCGGCCGAGGAGATCGAACACAAGTCGCTGGCGTTCGACTTGCTCCAGGTGACGAATAAGTCCTACCTGCTGAGGCTGGTGGGGGCCTTGCTGGGAGCCCTGGTGGTGGCGGGCTTCATCCATGTGGGCATGGCCATGCTGCTGAGGCAGGACCGCCAGCTCTGGCGGTTTCGCACCCTTCGGGATGTCCGGGAGCTGCTCCTGGGCAAGCACCGGATGGCCCCCCGGGCCCTGGGCCTGTTCATCCAGTACTTCCGGCCGAGATTTCACCCCGCGCAACACGACAATTACTCTCTGGCCGAGCCCGTGCTCCAGGCCCAGGAGCCGGAGCAGGAAGGTTTCAGGACACGGACTTCCCTGGAGACCGTCTCCCTGTCCGCGAAGTGA